In the Corynebacterium suedekumii genome, one interval contains:
- a CDS encoding IS3 family transposase (programmed frameshift), whose amino-acid sequence MPSKTYTEEFRHDAVALYENSPGVSINALATELGVNRNTLQIWVRKYGTGARTTTSTEAASQTPTSVTDAERIRQLERENARLKEERDILRKAAKYFAEGDDLVIRFQFVDDAKNSHSVKRLCEVLKLNRSSYYKWRNTSSARTQRLLSDAILGARVKAVFAAERGCYGSKRITAQLNDDSPGSPVNHKKVARIMRSLQLVGYSKKRKVTTTVSDGRKPVFPDLVGRRFTAPAPNQVYVGDITYLPIADGSNMYLATVIDCFSRRLVGFAIADHMRSSLVQDALVMAKGQRGSLDDAIFHSDHGSVYTSHAFQDTCTQLGIRQSMGAIGSSADNALAESFNAALKREVLQDAKTFANQLQCRRVVFRWCTRYNTTRRHSWCGYLAPAVFEEQCPVTLRSAS is encoded by the exons ATGCCCAGCAAGACCTACACCGAGGAATTCCGCCACGACGCGGTCGCCCTCTACGAGAATTCCCCCGGCGTATCGATCAACGCCCTCGCCACCGAACTCGGCGTCAACCGCAACACCCTCCAGATCTGGGTCCGCAAATACGGCACCGGCGCCCGCACCACCACCAGCACCGAGGCCGCCTCGCAGACCCCGACATCGGTGACCGATGCCGAACGTATCCGCCAGCTGGAACGGGAAAACGCCCGACTGAAGGAAGAGCGCGACATCCTGCGCAAGGCCGCGAAATATTTTGCGGAAG GAGACGACCTGGTGATCCGCTTCCAGTTCGTTGACGACGCCAAGAACAGCCATTCGGTCAAGCGGTTATGTGAGGTTCTGAAACTCAACCGGTCCTCGTATTACAAATGGAGAAACACCTCCTCCGCCAGGACACAACGCCTGCTCAGCGACGCGATCCTCGGCGCACGGGTCAAGGCCGTGTTCGCCGCAGAACGCGGCTGCTACGGCTCCAAACGCATCACGGCGCAACTCAACGACGACTCGCCCGGCAGTCCGGTCAATCACAAGAAAGTCGCCCGGATCATGCGCTCGTTGCAACTGGTTGGCTACTCCAAGAAACGCAAGGTCACCACGACTGTCTCGGATGGGAGGAAGCCGGTGTTTCCGGATCTCGTCGGCCGGAGGTTCACCGCCCCGGCACCGAACCAGGTCTACGTCGGCGATATCACGTACCTGCCGATCGCGGACGGGTCGAATATGTACCTGGCCACGGTCATCGACTGTTTCTCCCGCCGGCTGGTCGGCTTCGCGATTGCCGATCACATGCGTTCTTCCCTGGTCCAGGACGCCCTGGTGATGGCCAAGGGCCAGCGCGGAAGTCTCGACGACGCAATTTTTCACTCGGACCATGGCAGTGTCTACACTTCCCATGCGTTCCAGGACACGTGTACGCAGCTGGGGATCCGGCAGTCGATGGGCGCGATCGGCAGCAGCGCTGATAACGCCCTGGCGGAGTCCTTCAACGCCGCGTTGAAGCGTGAGGTCCTCCAGGACGCAAAGACGTTTGCCAATCAGTTGCAGTGCCGGCGAGTTGTTTTCCGCTGGTGTACCCGCTACAACACCACGCGTCGGCATTCCTGGTGCGGGTATCTCGCTCCAGCAGTGTTTGAGGAGCAATGTCCTGTTACGCTGAGATCTGCTTCCTGA
- a CDS encoding molybdopterin molybdotransferase MoeA produces the protein MRTPEEHTAAIAKAVPARGQVRVPLADAAGRTLAAPVTAGVDSPRFDNSQMDGYALSSAHVAATPGVFTVGETLPAGTDPDQLYPDGLDDHVAPIMTGAKIPRGTAAVVPVEACRPDRFPGAGERIEITAAVQPGQYIRPAGSDIRAGDPLLRAGDRISPVAVGVLAGQDITEVTVVERHRVIICTGGAEIGTGHGAGAAAIPDSNGPMLAALCARAGIEVAAHIRTDDDPARLAAELAAVAERLGPTAIITSGGISAGQFEVVRQVLGSDGWFGHVDQQPGGPQGLARFHGIPVICLPGNPVSTLVSFRLFVAPLLGTAPAPVVAVLAEDAPGLPGRDQFLRGRHTGGQAAPVGGAGSHLLAQALGADCLIRIPAGGLPAGQHVTVYPFD, from the coding sequence ATGCGTACCCCCGAGGAGCACACCGCCGCGATCGCGAAGGCCGTTCCGGCCCGTGGGCAGGTGCGTGTCCCGCTTGCCGACGCCGCCGGGCGCACCCTCGCCGCCCCCGTCACCGCCGGCGTCGACTCGCCGCGCTTCGACAACTCACAGATGGACGGCTACGCCCTGAGCAGCGCACACGTCGCCGCCACCCCGGGGGTGTTCACCGTCGGCGAGACACTGCCCGCGGGCACCGACCCCGACCAGCTCTACCCGGACGGCCTCGACGATCACGTCGCGCCCATCATGACCGGGGCGAAGATCCCGCGCGGCACGGCCGCGGTCGTGCCCGTCGAGGCCTGCCGCCCGGACCGGTTCCCCGGGGCCGGTGAGCGGATCGAGATTACCGCCGCCGTGCAGCCGGGTCAGTACATCCGGCCCGCCGGCAGTGACATCCGGGCCGGCGATCCGCTGCTGCGCGCCGGCGACCGGATCAGCCCCGTCGCCGTCGGCGTCCTCGCTGGCCAGGACATCACCGAGGTCACCGTCGTCGAACGACACCGGGTGATCATCTGCACCGGCGGGGCGGAGATCGGCACCGGACACGGCGCCGGAGCCGCCGCGATCCCCGACTCCAACGGCCCGATGCTCGCCGCGCTGTGTGCCCGGGCGGGCATCGAGGTCGCCGCCCACATCCGCACCGACGATGACCCGGCGCGCCTGGCCGCCGAGCTGGCGGCGGTGGCCGAACGCCTGGGCCCGACGGCCATCATCACCTCCGGCGGCATCTCCGCCGGCCAGTTCGAGGTCGTCCGGCAGGTCCTCGGCTCCGACGGCTGGTTCGGACACGTGGACCAGCAGCCCGGCGGGCCGCAGGGACTGGCCCGGTTCCACGGGATCCCCGTCATCTGTCTACCCGGCAACCCGGTGTCCACCCTGGTCAGCTTCCGCCTCTTCGTCGCCCCGCTGCTGGGCACCGCCCCCGCCCCGGTGGTGGCCGTCCTCGCAGAGGACGCCCCGGGGCTGCCCGGCCGGGACCAGTTCCTCCGCGGCCGCCACACCGGCGGGCAGGCCGCCCCCGTCGGCGGCGCGGGTTCCCACCTGCTGGCCCAGGCCCTCGGCGCCGACTGCCTCATCCGCATCCCCGCCGGCGGTCTGCCCGCCGGGCAGCACGTCACCGTCTACCCGTTCGATTAA
- a CDS encoding phage holin family protein: MTGLIRFALNIVVTAIALFFVTRIVPGVTVTPAEDPWAFIYVAAVFVLVNAFLGPILHGLGAPVTVLTLGLFALVINAVLLMVAGWLSGVLGLGLSVDGFGPALIGALIMAVATWVINLVLGAVGLRR, translated from the coding sequence GTGACCGGGTTGATCCGTTTCGCGCTGAACATCGTGGTCACGGCGATCGCGTTGTTCTTTGTCACCCGCATCGTGCCCGGGGTGACGGTCACCCCGGCGGAGGATCCCTGGGCGTTCATCTACGTGGCCGCCGTGTTCGTCCTGGTCAACGCGTTCCTCGGGCCGATTCTCCACGGGCTGGGTGCACCGGTCACGGTGCTCACCCTCGGCCTGTTCGCGCTGGTGATCAACGCGGTACTGCTCATGGTCGCCGGGTGGCTGTCCGGCGTCCTCGGCCTGGGCCTGTCGGTCGACGGTTTCGGCCCGGCGCTCATCGGCGCGCTCATCATGGCCGTGGCCACGTGGGTGATCAACCTCGTGCTCGGCGCGGTGGGCCTGCGGCGTTAA
- a CDS encoding MoaD/ThiS family protein encodes MEIHYFAAARAAAGTDRETVDPDRVPATLGELLDARAAHHRGTTDAGMTLAEVFARCTFLVDGRNSPRDTPLAGAQRVDVLPPFAGG; translated from the coding sequence GTGGAGATCCATTATTTCGCCGCCGCCCGCGCCGCCGCCGGCACCGACCGGGAAACCGTCGACCCCGACAGGGTCCCCGCCACCCTCGGCGAGCTTCTCGACGCCCGCGCGGCCCACCACCGCGGCACCACCGACGCCGGCATGACGCTGGCCGAGGTGTTCGCACGCTGCACGTTCCTCGTCGACGGCCGCAACTCCCCCCGCGACACCCCGCTCGCCGGCGCGCAGCGGGTCGACGTCCTCCCGCCCTTCGCCGGCGGTTAA
- a CDS encoding histidinol-phosphate transaminase → MIRPDLADIPAYVPGQRQPDALKLSSNEVTTPPLAAAVEAMSRAAAGVNRYPDMGAEDLRAALAEHLDVDVDQVAVGCGSSALCQQLVQITATPGDEVLFAWRSFEAYPIFARAVGAIPVAIPLTADGAHDLDAMAAAITDRTRLIFLCNPNNPSGNTITQEEFDAFMSKVPAEVIVGLDEAYVEYNRAGDTVLATEAITRHPNVVGLRTFSKAYGLAGVRVGYAFGAPDIIAALNKLAIPFAVSSVAQAGALASLAAADELLERTEETVVERDRVAEALGARRSQANFVWLPAEDLAERLGTTPAELAARLAGQGVLVRAFPEGVRVTVTTAAEADRLLDAWREAGL, encoded by the coding sequence ATGATTCGCCCTGATCTCGCCGATATCCCCGCCTATGTGCCCGGTCAGCGTCAGCCGGACGCCCTGAAACTGTCCTCCAACGAGGTGACCACCCCGCCGTTGGCCGCGGCCGTGGAGGCGATGTCCCGGGCGGCGGCCGGGGTGAACCGGTACCCGGACATGGGTGCGGAGGATCTCAGGGCGGCGCTGGCGGAGCACCTCGACGTCGACGTCGATCAGGTGGCCGTGGGCTGCGGCTCCTCCGCCCTGTGCCAGCAGCTGGTGCAGATCACCGCGACCCCGGGTGATGAGGTCCTGTTCGCGTGGCGCAGTTTCGAGGCGTACCCGATCTTCGCCCGCGCGGTCGGGGCGATACCGGTGGCGATCCCGCTCACGGCGGACGGGGCCCATGACCTCGACGCGATGGCGGCGGCGATCACCGACCGCACCCGGCTGATCTTCCTGTGCAACCCGAACAACCCGTCGGGAAACACGATCACGCAAGAGGAGTTCGACGCGTTCATGTCGAAGGTGCCGGCGGAGGTCATCGTCGGCCTGGATGAGGCGTACGTCGAGTACAACCGGGCCGGGGACACCGTCCTGGCCACCGAGGCGATCACCCGCCACCCCAACGTCGTGGGCCTGCGGACCTTCTCCAAGGCCTACGGTCTGGCCGGGGTGCGGGTCGGGTACGCGTTCGGCGCCCCGGACATCATCGCGGCACTGAACAAGCTGGCCATCCCCTTCGCCGTCAGCTCGGTCGCGCAGGCAGGGGCGCTGGCGTCGCTGGCGGCGGCCGATGAGCTGCTGGAGCGCACCGAGGAGACCGTCGTCGAGCGGGACCGGGTGGCCGAGGCGCTGGGGGCGCGCCGCTCCCAGGCGAACTTCGTGTGGCTGCCGGCCGAGGACCTCGCCGAGCGGCTGGGCACCACCCCGGCCGAGCTCGCCGCCCGTCTCGCCGGGCAGGGTGTGCTGGTGCGCGCGTTCCCGGAGGGGGTACGTGTCACGGTCACCACGGCGGCCGAGGCCGACCGGCTGCTCGACGCGTGGCGGGAGGCCGGGCTGTGA
- a CDS encoding SLC13 family permease, translated as MSTPQTHESTAVTEGELTEVRETREWHRQLFGIVLGIVLAALVYFFFPANAAETVLQSAGADPEVEYSHQAMRIVAATTVWMAVWWMTEAIPLAATALIPIAVFPISQVATFSQVGAPYASSTIFLFLGGFLLALGLQRWNLHRRMALAVVMAVGTSPKRLILGFMIATGFLSMWVSNTATAVVMLPIGLSVLQLTAGIVGGMRKQKNFATGLMLAIAYSASIGSLGTLIGTPPNALLAGYMKEAHDITIGFGQWMMVGVPVAATFTVLAWLVLITVFKPEMDEIPGGRELIREEIEKMGPWTRPQIMVGIIFILAALSWVFIPLIIAWTGSEMVYDDAIVGIIAGLLMFTIPAEGKTGVRLLDWKTANEVPWDVLLLFGGGLSLSGMFTATGLSLWIGEQAKALEVLPIFLLMGAVALLVLVLTEFTSNTATAATFLPIMGGVAVGIGLTGATEMNVLLLTIPVALSATCAFMLPVATLPNAIAYGSGYVKIGDMIKGGIWLNLIAVVLITLAAYFIAVPVFGLVV; from the coding sequence ATGAGCACTCCTCAGACACACGAGAGCACCGCCGTCACCGAAGGTGAACTCACCGAGGTCCGTGAAACCCGCGAATGGCACCGCCAGCTGTTCGGCATCGTCCTCGGCATCGTCCTCGCCGCCCTCGTCTACTTCTTCTTCCCGGCCAACGCCGCCGAGACCGTCCTCCAGTCCGCCGGCGCGGACCCGGAGGTCGAGTACAGCCACCAGGCCATGCGCATCGTCGCCGCCACCACCGTGTGGATGGCCGTCTGGTGGATGACCGAGGCCATCCCTCTCGCCGCCACCGCGCTCATCCCGATCGCCGTGTTCCCCATCTCCCAGGTGGCCACGTTCTCCCAGGTCGGAGCGCCCTACGCCAGCTCCACCATCTTCCTCTTCCTCGGCGGCTTCCTCCTCGCCCTGGGCCTGCAGCGCTGGAACCTCCACCGCCGCATGGCTCTCGCCGTGGTCATGGCCGTGGGCACCAGTCCCAAGCGCCTCATCCTCGGCTTCATGATCGCCACCGGCTTCCTCTCCATGTGGGTGTCCAACACCGCCACCGCCGTGGTCATGCTGCCCATCGGCCTGTCCGTCCTGCAGCTGACCGCCGGCATCGTCGGCGGCATGCGCAAGCAGAAGAACTTCGCCACCGGCCTCATGCTCGCCATCGCCTACTCCGCCTCCATCGGTTCCCTGGGCACCCTCATCGGTACCCCGCCGAACGCGCTGCTGGCCGGCTACATGAAGGAAGCCCACGACATCACCATCGGCTTCGGCCAGTGGATGATGGTCGGCGTCCCCGTCGCCGCGACCTTCACCGTCCTGGCCTGGCTCGTCCTCATCACCGTGTTCAAGCCGGAGATGGACGAGATCCCCGGCGGCCGTGAGCTCATCCGCGAGGAGATCGAGAAGATGGGCCCGTGGACCCGCCCGCAGATCATGGTCGGCATCATCTTCATCCTCGCCGCCCTGTCCTGGGTCTTCATCCCCCTGATCATCGCCTGGACCGGCTCCGAGATGGTCTACGACGACGCCATCGTCGGCATCATCGCCGGCCTGCTCATGTTCACCATCCCCGCCGAGGGCAAGACCGGCGTCCGCCTCCTCGACTGGAAGACCGCCAACGAGGTCCCCTGGGACGTCCTCCTCCTCTTCGGCGGCGGCCTCTCCCTGTCCGGCATGTTCACCGCCACCGGGCTGTCCCTGTGGATCGGTGAGCAGGCCAAGGCGCTCGAGGTCCTCCCGATCTTCCTGCTCATGGGGGCCGTCGCCCTCCTGGTCCTCGTGCTCACCGAGTTCACCTCCAACACCGCCACCGCCGCGACCTTCCTGCCCATCATGGGCGGCGTCGCCGTCGGCATCGGCCTCACCGGCGCCACCGAGATGAACGTCCTCCTGCTCACCATCCCGGTCGCCCTGTCCGCCACCTGTGCGTTCATGCTGCCGGTCGCCACCCTGCCGAACGCCATCGCCTACGGCTCCGGTTACGTCAAGATCGGGGACATGATCAAGGGCGGCATCTGGCTCAACCTCATCGCGGTTGTCCTCATCACCCTGGCCGCGTACTTCATCGCTGTTCCGGTCTTCGGATTGGTGGTTTAA
- a CDS encoding VOC family protein → MTTTHHVGDPCWMELASPDPAAAETFYGPLFGWEFADVDGLAGYRLIISAGRPVGGLLPASGREEGWLPYLKDRDLTRTLGRVLDDEDQLVVAPTQVGALGVKAVIAVQGVVGLWQPGTAPGACWDDGPGTPAWVGFRTFDVAETGRFYRRQLRWRIGTRYDPVVTMGGPPFYVATDRAGITEEVSCLRDDDPRWADIHIRVAEAGGFPDRVLELGGTVELEAWDTPAGRVQVITDPQGCELSLLSGAPTDPVMIWGPGQPVG, encoded by the coding sequence ATGACCACCACGCACCATGTCGGCGACCCCTGTTGGATGGAACTCGCCTCCCCGGATCCGGCCGCCGCCGAGACGTTCTACGGGCCCCTGTTCGGCTGGGAGTTCGCCGACGTCGACGGGCTGGCGGGCTACCGGTTGATCATCAGCGCCGGACGCCCGGTCGGGGGCCTCCTGCCGGCGAGCGGGCGTGAGGAAGGCTGGCTGCCGTACCTCAAGGACCGGGATCTGACGCGGACACTGGGCCGGGTGCTCGACGACGAGGACCAGCTGGTGGTGGCGCCGACCCAGGTGGGCGCGCTGGGAGTGAAGGCCGTCATCGCGGTGCAGGGGGTGGTCGGGCTGTGGCAGCCGGGGACGGCGCCGGGCGCGTGCTGGGACGACGGCCCGGGAACCCCGGCCTGGGTGGGGTTCCGCACTTTCGATGTCGCGGAGACCGGGCGTTTTTACCGGCGGCAGCTGCGGTGGCGGATCGGCACCCGCTACGACCCGGTGGTGACCATGGGCGGGCCGCCGTTCTACGTGGCCACCGACCGCGCCGGCATCACCGAGGAGGTGTCCTGCCTGCGGGACGACGACCCTCGGTGGGCGGACATCCACATCCGGGTGGCGGAGGCGGGCGGGTTTCCGGACCGGGTGCTCGAACTCGGTGGCACGGTGGAGCTGGAGGCCTGGGACACCCCGGCCGGGCGGGTCCAGGTGATCACCGACCCGCAGGGATGTGAGCTGAGCCTGCTGTCCGGGGCGCCGACCGACCCGGTGATGATCTGGGGGCCGGGTCAGCCGGTCGGGTAG